TTTTCACTAACAGGGCGCTTTCGTACTCATGATCTCATTCAGGCTCGCTGGgacctttattttctcatttcacgGATATATAAGCAAAGGATCAGAGAGGTTTGCCCAAGGTTAATCTCAGTATCGTTCAGAGAACTATAGTTCTATAGAGTCTCACAGACAGAACCCAATCTCTATCTCATGTCATTCTCTCCTCTCCCCGGTCCTAGTAGATAGAAGTTGTGCTTACTTTCAGAGATAGAAACTGACAACCAGAGATTTAGGTTAGTGGCCCAAGCTCACACAGTTAGTGAGTATCTCGGAATAAAAATCTTGGTTATTCAGGCTAACACCCATGCTGTGTCCACTTGATTTATATGGGAAATAAAACACCCCATTGAGCGAACAATACGAATAATCCGTATGAAAAGTCTGTTCTGTTCTGTGCTTATGCTAACTTCTTAGTCTGTGGAAACAAAGCATTTCACAGACACCCAATAGAAGCCATGAAAACGTCTCCCATTGTCTTTTCCATGATGTGCTCCTAAGAGGAAAACTGATGTGCCAACGAGGATTGGCCCCAAGCATGGAATCTCCATGAAAGAacaatgctttctttaaaaaaggcattataagcagaatacaaaattagaggTTCACTGTGATCACCACGGAGGAGGATGAAATGCATATGGAAATAGACAAAGGCTGGAAGGGAAATGCAAACATTCAATCAGTTCAATGGCAAAGggatggtttatttttctttcttaaaaatgtatttaatgtctTTATCATATTTGTGCAATAACAAAAAAGACTCTCATACAATGCACAAATATTATAATCTGAAATACAGAAGACCTCCACGCAGTGGTATAAACCTAAGCTGCAGCTGCCAGAGTCCCTGGGATATTCCTGCTTGGTTGAGCATGTTTGACCTTGACCAGTTCCCTTAACAGTCACCATAGAgatggagaagagagggaggcGGAGCAGTCTTTCCACCATGCAGTTTGGCTGACTGCTTGTTACTATAACGTTTTGAACACAGACTGTTCCCAACGTCTCCGTTTTTGTAGAGCCTTGTCTTCAGGTCAGAGTTAATTAAATTCTGCTGACTTCCcagagcacctactatgtgttgaGCCCCGGATATACAAAGAAAAGCAGGATAGGTCCCTGCCCAGTGACAGCTCATAGCAGGCTCAGTTCTTGGTGGTTTTTGGAGCCTGTGAAGGGTGAAGAATCATACGCTCCTAAACTGcttcaaaacttaaaaataatagaacCCATAATGTACCCTTTAAGTCTCCAAATCTTGCTAAGTAATTGCTAATCTTGCTAAGTAATTGccaaggctttttcttttcttttctttctttttttggctcactttcttttttttttgctcactAAACAGGACATgagatatgtatattttatttttatccctaGACTGTATCATCAACTTCTGGAGAACAGAGGCTGTGCTTTAATTACCTATATTCCTGGCACAGGGCCTAGCACTGGCCACTTACTGAGCAGTAGGGACTCAGTGTTTGCTGAATGTACTAAGCATCCAGAATGAATGCTGCATTGTGCTTCTGAATGGAAGAGTGAATGGAtgggtgcatggatggatggGGGGGTAgatggagggtggaaggatggatggatggatagataggtcGATGAGTGAATAGATGAATGGTGGATGGGTgattgggtggatggatggatggggtaTGGATGGtgggagggtggatggatggatggatagatggatgagtggatggatgaacaggtggatggatggatggatggatagatggatgaataggtggatgggtggatggatgatggatggatggatggatggatggggggtagatggagggtggaaggatggatggatggatagataggtcaatgagtgaatggatgaatggtggATGGGTgattgggtggatggatggatggggtaTGGATGGTGGGAggttggatagatggatggatagatgaatgagtggatggatgaacaggtggatgggtggatggatggatgaagggatggaagaatggatggatggatggatggatggatggatggatagatggatgaataggtggatgggtggatggatggatggatggatggatgaatggatggatggatggatgggtgggtggagagTAAGGCACTGCATCAAGATACAGATGCAGAAGTTGGGAAACAGTAGGAAAGTTTAATCAAGAACTATTCACAAAGTGGAGGAAAATGTTTATGGCAATCAGTAATGGATGCAGTTTCCTGGGGTAAGAAATAGAAGGAGCACTCCTTTCGGCCGGAACCGCCATCTTCCAGTAATTTGCCAAAATGAcgaacacaaagggaaagaggagaggcaccCGATATATGTTCTCtaggccttttagaaaacatggagttGTTCCTTTGGCCACGTATATGCGAATCTATAAGAAAGGTGATATCGTAGACATCAAGGGAATGGGTACCGTTCAAAAAGGAATGCCCCACAAGTGTTACCATGGCAAAACTGGGAGAGTCTACAACGTTACCCAGCATGCTGTTGGCATTGTTGTAAACAAACAAGTTaagggcaagattcttgccaagagaattaatgtACGTATTGAGCACATTAAGCATTCTAAGAGCAGAGATAGCTTCCTGAAACGcgtgaaggaaaatgatcagaaaaagaaagaagccaaagagaaaggtacctgggttcaactgaagcgccagcctgctccacccagagaagcacactttgtgagaaccaatgggaaggagcctgagctgctggaaccTATTCCCTATGAAGTCATGGCATaataggtgttaaaaaaaaaaataaaagacctctgggctgaaaaaaaaaaaaaaaagaaaagaaaagaaatagaaggagCAGTTACCACCCCCAGCCCTGAgggacaaagggaaaaaaataatgaccAGAACCCAGGGAGAGGAGCTGACCAGAGAGGAAGCATCACAGAGAGGGAAGTAGGCAGGTCACACATATAATGTGTGGCCTTTTCcctctgacttttttctttttttaattatacttttaagttctggggtacatgtgcacaacgtgcaggtttgttacatatgtatatatgtgccatgttggtgtgctgcacccattaactcgtcatttacattaggtatatctcctaatgctatccctccccgttccccccaccccacgacaggccccagtatgtgatgttccccaccctgcgtccaaatgttctcattgttcaagtcccagctctgagtgagaacatactCTTTTTTCGtgtagcataatgtcttcaaggtttatgCATGTTGTACTTTATTTCGTTTGTTGTCTAGTAGCATTCCATCCTGTAGATATACTACATCTTGTTTATCTGGAATGCATTATgaatgctgctatgagcatttgtgtgcaagtttttggGTGTACATGTGCTCTCATTTCTCTTGGAAATATACGCAGCAGTGGAATGGCAGGGTCATGTGGTAACTCTGTTtagccttttgaggaactgctagacAATTTTCCAGCCACTGTTAAGTGTCTGCCCCATTTAACATTCCCACTAGCAGCACACAAGGGCTCCAGTGCCTCCACACCCTCCACACATTATGatctgtctttttgatatgtAGCTGTCTTTTGAtgcatcctagtgggtgtgaagtggtgtctcattgtgggtttcatttgcatttccctgagagCTAATGGCAAACATAGCTTTGCCTTGTTACTTCATCTGCAGCAGTGTCAGTAAAAGACAGTATGTTAGGTTTGGAGGGAACTTGGATGTCACTGCTCCAACTTTGTCATTTTCTAGATGGGAAAACAAAGGCTCAGAGCAGACCAGGGGCTTGCCCACATTCATGCAATCAGTCAGGGGAAACCCTGGGGATAGAGCTCAGGTTTTCTGACACCTAGACTGTGacttctttctctgtcatctgGATCAGAGGACAGGTGCTATGTTCCTCCAGCGCTGTCGCCACCCTTCTTCACCCTGTACTGTGCCCAGAGAGGCTGGCGCATACCAGCTACGTCAATGCATCCCTTGCcctctagtttcttttttcttttttttttttttttttttttttttgagacagagtctcactctgtctcctgggctagagtgcagtggtgtgatctcagctcactgcaacctccatctcccaggttcaaatgattctcctgcctcagcctcctgagtagttgggactacaggtgcacatcaccatgcctggctactttttgtatttttagtagagacggggtttcaccatgttggccaggctcgtctcaaactcctgacctcagatgatccacctacctcagcctaccaaagtactgggattacaggcgtgaaccaccgtgcctggccctagtttcttttttttctttttttttttttgagatggagtcttgctctgtcgcccaggctggagtgcagtggcaccatctcagctcactgcaagcttagcaccaccacaccctgctaatttttgtattttttgtagagacagtgtttcaccgtgttgcccaggctggacttgaactcttggcctcccaaagcgctgggattacaggcatgaaccatggtGCCCGGCCGCCCTTTATGGGGTTCAGCCAGTGGAAGGCACCAGCTAGAGATTGGCATGCAAGAGGTGCTGAGGCTGTGTGACCTGGCTCCCTTGAGGGCAGACCAGAGAGTGAAGAGAGGCTGGGAGGGAGACTTGGTCAGGTGAGCAGCCAGCCAGCAGGAGCCTCCTTCAGAGGAAGATGTGGGTTTATTTATCTCTCTTGCTGTCTCCTATGCGGAAAGCTCTTCACTGCTGCTCAGCCCTGGAGAGGCGGGAGAGGGGCAAAgctccccccaaccccacaaccCCTTGCAAGTGATTGCTAATATTTATCATGTGTTTGCCAAGTGCCAGGACAATGCCAAATACCTCAAAGGTGTTAGCTCATTTTATATTTGCAGGAACCCTAGGAGGCAAGTCCAGTTTCCAGATGAGGGACGTTCAGGTGCGGAAGGAGTAGCTGTCAAGGTCACGCAGCAATGCAGGTGCAGTCGGTGGCAGGACTAGATATAGAAACTCCTGTTTTGGCACAATCCACACTCCATTCCTCACCCCGCCCCCAACACTGCATTCTGCTGCAGGGCCAGGCCGTGCCACTGAGAGGTCACCATCTGTAGCACCTGCCTGGCTGCCTTGAGGTCTAGAGTCCTGGGACTGTGACAGGACCAGGTAGGTACCAGCTGGGAGGCAGGCCATCCATAAAGACCTCATGGGTGCTGAGCAGGCCTCGCTGGGCATGGAAAACAGCCCTCCCTACTGCACCACGGGTCACTGTTGTACCTGGGGAGGGATGAAATCCAGGTGTGTTATACTCACGGCACATCTCAATGCAGACTCATCACGTTTCAAGCGTTCAATAGCCACGTGTGcttagtggctaccatattagacagtgcattttgaaatgaaatttcaaaataaaattttaataataaagg
This DNA window, taken from Macaca thibetana thibetana isolate TM-01 chromosome 13, ASM2454274v1, whole genome shotgun sequence, encodes the following:
- the LOC126933797 gene encoding 60S ribosomal protein L21-like, which codes for MTNTKGKRRGTRYMFSRPFRKHGVVPLATYMRIYKKGDIVDIKGMGTVQKGMPHKCYHGKTGRVYNVTQHAVGIVVNKQVKGKILAKRINVRIEHIKHSKSRDSFLKRVKENDQKKKEAKEKGTWVQLKRQPAPPREAHFVRTNGKEPELLEPIPYEVMA